From Rutidosis leptorrhynchoides isolate AG116_Rl617_1_P2 chromosome 3, CSIRO_AGI_Rlap_v1, whole genome shotgun sequence, a single genomic window includes:
- the LOC139898405 gene encoding uncharacterized protein — MTVDEDNSVYVGNLSYNATEDSIRNAFNLYGQIVGVKMINERGGKCFCFVTYTNHRSAVDAIKDMDGRSIEGRAVRVNEVMTRGGRSNFGRRNNDRDAELDRGRARDRDKDYGRVRDRSHDQKRDWSRDRNQDKDRSFDRVRDIDPNRERFNDRGRGHDRDTDDERVRDRDQTDRDQEKEIRRSEIHHSSGNKYTDQTAKLSNGSDLSEPHSRERPSGSSHGDYDQVPKQLDVSHQKIEELQKEVYRMEELVEEKDDHVSMLREKAQKLEDALASAKKLTSNRRKQLVKLHNCFVNMKEYNEKLRSCEEELQSLVGSTMKELENTNGLDTDALLAS; from the exons ATGACTGTAGACGAAGATAACTCCGTTTACGTTGGCAATCTGTCTTACAACGCCACTGAAGATTCTATCCGTAATGCTTTCAATCTGTACGGACAAATAGTAGGCGTCAAG ATGATTAATGAGCGTGGTGGAAAATGTTTCTGCTTTGTTACTTACACGAATCATCGATCTGCAGTTGATGCCATCAAGGATATGGATGGAAGG AGCATCGAAGGACGAGCTGTAAGAGTCAACGAAGTGATGACTAGAGGCGGGAGGTCAAATTTTGGTCGACGTAATAATGACCGAGATGCTGAGTTGGACAGGGGTAGAGCCAGAGACAGAGACAAAGACTATGGTCGTGTTAGGGATCGGTCACATGATCAAAAGAGGGACTGGTCTCGAGATCGTAATCAGGATAAAGATAGATCATTTGATCGTGTGCGTGACATTGATCCGAATCGGGAACGATTTAATGACAGGGGCAGGGGACATGATCGAGATACAGATGATGAACGTGTAAGAGACCGAGATCAAACGGACAGAGATCAAGAGAAGGAGATAAGGAGAAGTGAAATTCATCATAGTAGTGGGAACAAGTATACAGATCAAACGGCTAAATTGTCAAACGG TTCGGATCTAAGTGAGCCCCACAGTAGAGAGCGTCCATCTGGTTCAAGTCATGGTGATTATGATCAG GTTCCAAAGCAGCTTGATGTTTCACACCAAAAAATAGAAGAACTCCAAAAAGAG GTTTATCGCATGGAAGAGCTTGTAGAAGAGAAAGATGATCATGTATCTATGCTGCGAGAGAAAGCTcag AAACTAGAGGATGCACTGGCATCAGCCAAGAAGCTCACTTCAAATCGTAGGAAGCAGTTAGTTAAG CTTCATAATTGTTTTGTTAATATGAAAGAGTACAATGAGAAACTTAGAAGCTGTGAAGAGGAACTCCAG TCTCTTGTAGGGTCGACAATGAAAGAACTAGAAAACACCAATGGACTTGACACAGACGCGCTCTTGGCTAGCTGA